TTGTCGCTTCCTGACTTGCTAATGCGTCAGGCCGCTGCGGAGATGAAGCATTACGACTTCATCAAACCCAAAGCGAAAAGCGTCATTCACGTTTTCTTGCCGGGCGGGATGGCCCAGCAGGAATCCTTTGACCCCAAGCCCTACAGTCCGCTGGAATATCGCGGGGAAATGGGCACGCTGAAGACAAATACCGGCGAAGTCTTTTCGAACACGATTCCCAAGCTGGCCAAGCGTGCTGACAAATTCAGTGTGATTCGGTCCATGACGCACGGGGAAGCCGCCCACGAACGCGGCACCCACAACATGTTCACCGGGTACAAACCCAGTCCGGCGTTGCAGTACCCCAGTTTTGGCGCCGTTGTCAGTCACGAATACGGGCCGCGAAACAACCTGCCCCCGTATATCTGTATTCCCAATGTTCCCAACGAATTCGCCGGAACGGGATATTTGCCCAGCAGTTACGGCGGATTCGCGTTGGGCAGTGATCCGGCCCGCGGCGATTTCCGGGTCCGCGATTTGAACTTGTCCGGTGGCGTGGACGAAAGCCGGTTCGTCAAACGCAAAGAAGCGTTGGAAGTCGTCAATCGTCGCTTCACGTCGATGACGTCGGCGGACAACGTTGCCGCGATGAGCACGTTTTACGAGAGAGCCTACGACCTGCTGGACACACCGGCGGCCAAAGAAGCATTCGACATCAACAAGGAAGACGACAAGCTTCGTGACCGCTACGGACGCAACCAAGCCGGTCAGCGTTTGTTGATGGCACGACGTCTGGTCGAAGCCGGTTCACGTCTGGTGACGCTGACCTACGGCGGCTGGGACATGCACCAGAGTATTACCAGCGGTTTCAATCGAACGATGCCCGCACTGGATCAGGGCTTGTCGGCCTTGATCGATGATTTGGATTCGCGCGGTTTATTGGACGAAACGCTGGTCATGGTCACCAGTGAATTCGGCCGCACACCCAAGATCAACGCGGACGCCGGACGCGATCACTGGCCAAAGGTCTTCAGCGTGATGCTGGCCGGCGGAGGCGTCAAAGGCGGCATGGTCTATGGTGCGTCCGACAGCACGGCGGCCGAACCCGATCACAGCCCCGTGTCCCCGGCGGACTTGGCCACCACGATGTATCACTTGTTGGGCATTGTGGCCGACAAGGAATTGATGGCCCCCGGAGACCGTCCGATCGAAATCGTCGATGGCGGCAACGTCATCAGCGACATTCTGGTCTGATCCATTTGCCCAGGATGAAAGCCATGAAGATGAATGCTTTTTCTGTCGGTCGCCCGAACGGTGTGACCGGCATCGGTGTCGCACGCAATCGGGCTGTGCGGACCGTCGTTGCCTGTGTCGTGTTCGTTTGCCTTCAAACGGTTGCCTCCGTCCGGGCATCTTATCCGGTCGTCGAACGGTTACAGCCAATGGGCGTCCGTGCGGGAACCGAAACCAAGCTGACCTTTCACGGTCAACGTTTGGGTGACACCTATGACGTGGTGTCCGATGACCCACGAATTGAAATCATCGACGTCAAAGCGGTCGATGGCAAGAAAGCCGACGTCACCCTGAAGGTCGCCGAGAGCGTGTCGCCGGGGCTTTACCCGTTGCGTTTGGTCACCAAAACGGGCGTCGCGAATCTGCGTTTGCTGTCGGTCGGTCATCTGCCGGTTGTCACGGAAGCAGAACCCAACAGCCGACCGGACCAAGCACAGTCGGTTCCCATCAATCACACCATCGAAGGTGTCGTTGACACCGAAGACGTCGATTTGTTCAACGTCGATGTCGCGGCCGGACAGCGTTTGACGGTGGAGGTCGAGGGCATTCGATTGGCGTTTTCGCTTCGCAACCAGAACATTTTGGATCCGTACGTCGCGATCCTGGACAGTGAAGGTATCGAAGTGGCATCCAGCGATGATTCGGCTCTGCTACAGCAAGACGGTTTGTGCACGTACACGCCTGACCAGGCGGGCACCTACACCGTCATGATCCGCGACAGTTCATTCCGCGGCAGCCGAGTTTCGGGCTACCGTTTGCACATCGGTGATTTTCCACGTCCGATGGCAATCTTTCCGGCCGGTGGGCAACCGGGCTCCGTCCTACAGGCCCAATGGATTGACGTCGATGGATCCGTTCACGAAGACCAGTTTCAGTTGCCCAGCTTGACGGACGATCACCACCGTTTGTGGGTCAAGACGGACAAGGGCATCAGCCCGTCGCCCAACACCGTTCGGGTGAACGACTTGCCGGTTCATGTCGAAACGGAACCGAACGATGATATTCGCAAAGCACCCGAGTTCACTTTGCCCGCGGCTTTCTGCGGCATTGTCGATAAAGAAAATGACTTCGATTGCTTCAGCTTCCAGTGCAAAAAGGGCCGGCGGTATCGTGTGGAGGTGTTCGCCCGCCATGCATTGCGAAGCAGCCTAGACGCCGTGCTGAACGTCTTCGGGCCCGACAACCGAACGATCCAGTCGTCCGATGATGTGGCCGGTCGCATGGACCCTTCGTTGGAATTTGCCGCCAAAGAAGATGGCAAGCACACGATTCGGATCTATGACCATCTGCGATTGGGAACTCCCACGCACCAATACCGTGTCGAGGTGGTGGAAGCGACAGCGGAGGTCAACCTGACGCTGAAGGAGCTTCGACGTGACGAAGCCACACCCGCGTTGGTTCCCGCCGGTGGGCACGGGGCCATCATGGTGACCGCTGCGCGTACCAATTACGGCGGTCCCATCGGTATCGACATTCCCTCGTTGCCCGACGGTGTCACGGCAACCACGTTTGACGTCCCCGCCGGACGCGGCGAAATACCTGTTCTGCTTTCGGCGAAGGCCGGTACCGATCCGATTTGCCAGCCGATATCGCTGACCGGCATCGCCAAAGATCCGAAAGCCTTGAACGTCGGCAGCCGATTCGTTCAAACGCACAAACTGGTGTTGGGACAGAACCGACGTCACATGTGGGCCACCGACACGCCACATGCGTTGAGTGCCGTCGTCGAACCGACCCCCTTTGAGATCGAGTTGGTCCAACCGAAAACGCCGATCGTTCGCCAAGGCAGTGCGAATTTGGTCGTCCGGGTCAAACGAAACGACGGCTTCAAGGAACAGATTGCCCTGCGAACGCTTTACAACCCACCAGGCGTCGGCGTGAACAACAGCCGCCGGATTGCCGGGGATAAGTCCGAAGCGTTGATTCCGATCACCGCCAACAGCCGCGCCGCGACCGGCCAGTGGCCGATGATCTTGATGGCAACCTTCACCGCACCGGGCGGCAGCCAAGTGACCGCCACCAACGCGATCGATTTGCAGGTTGAAAACGAATACTTCAAGTACGCGTTTCCCAAAGCGGCAACCGAACAAGGCAAATCGATGACATATGCGGTGAACGTCGAAGTGTTGCGTGAGTTCGATGATGAAGCCGAAATCGAATTGGTCGGCTTGCCAAACGGTGTCACCAGTCCCAAAGCGGTTCAGCCGCTGACCAAAGACAGCACCGTGGTCAACTTTCCGTTGGAAATCGCTGCCGATGCGAAAGTCGGCAAGCACCGGACGTTGGTCTGTGTCGCACGGCTTAAACGCAGCGGCGAAGTGATCACGCAGACCACCGGGACGGGCGAACTGCGGATCGACAAGCCGATGGTGGCCGCACCCGCGAAGAAACCAGAAAAACCGGCGGCCAAAAAAGCCGCCGAGCCCAAACCGCTCAGCCGCCTGGAACAATTGCGTCAAAAACGCCAGGAGATGAAATGAGTTCTAGAACTTTTCTAGGCCAACCGATTCGCACTTGGGCCAATCGATGTGTCGCAATGGCCGCATTGATCGTCACCTGGGCTTCGGTTGCCGCTTATGCCGTGACGCCGGACCCGGATCCCAGCGCCAGTCGCCCAGCCAAACCGCCACGCCCTGCCCTGGAGGTTTATCCGCCGAACGTGCAACTGGATTCGGCGCGTGACTATCAATCCTTCGTCGCCGTGCTTCGGCGCCCCGATGGAATCACCGTTGATGTGACCGATCAAGTCCGATGGTCCGTCGGTGACGATGCGGTGGCCCGCGTCGACGGCGTGCGCGTTGTTCCGATCGCCGATGGCAAGACGGAACTGGTCGGGCGTTTCAGCGGGCACAACTTTAAGGTTCCGGTGAATGTGAAGGATGCCACCGTCAAGCCGGCGATCAGCTTTGCCAAAGACGTCATGCCCGTCCTGACGCGGTCGGGATGCAACACCGGGTCCTGCCACGGGGCTGCACGTGGTAAAGACGGTTTCCGGCTAAGCCTGTTCGGTTTCGATCCCGACGGCGACTATCACCGCATCACCCGCGAAATGGGAGTCCGGCGTGTCAACTTGGCGGTTCCCGATGAAAGCCTGATGTTGCGAAAAGCCATCGGCGCCGTGCCGCACACCGGTGGCAAGCTGTTCGATGTCGACAGCCCGTACTACGCGACCATGTTGGAATGGTTGCAAGATGGTGCACCGGAGGATCCGTCCGATGCGAAACCACCGGCGGTTGAATCTTTGGCCGTTTATCCGCAACAAGCGGTGATCGAAGGCACCGGCACCAAGCAACGATTCGTTGCCGTCGCGACCTACGAAGACGGAACGACTCGTGATGTCACGAATCTTTCGGCGTTCAGCAGCAATAATTCGGGCAGCGCCGACATCGATGGCACCGGGACGGTCACCGCCGGGTCCCGTGGCGAAGCATTCGTCATGGCACGATTCGACACCAAGACCGTTGGTAGCCAAGTGCTAACGCTGCCCGAGGGTCTGGTCTATGAAACGCCACAGCAGCCGGCACGCGGCGAAGACCAGTACATCGATCAGTTGGTCGATAAGAAACTGCATCAACTGCGGATCACACCCAGCGGACAATGCAGCGATGAAGAATTCATTCGCCGCGTGACGATCGACGTGATCGGTTTGTTACCGACCGAAGACGAATTCCATCAATTCGTGAATGACCCGTCGGAAAACAAAAGAGCCGAGTTGATCGACCGCCTGTTGGCACGCAAAGAGTTCAGCGAAATCTGGGCGATGAAGTTCGCTCAATTGCTGATGATCAAAAGCACCAACCAGGTCAGCTACAAGTCCGCGTTCCTGTATTCCAAATGGCTGACCGAGCAGTTCCAAAACAGGGTTCCGGTGGACCAAATGGTCCACGAACTGTTGACCAGCACCGGCGGCACGTTTTCACAGCCGGCGACGAATTTCTACGAGATCGAACGCGATCGCCTGAAGACATCGGAAAACGTGGCTCAGGTCTTCCTGGGGATTCGGACGCAGTGTGCCCAGTGTCACAACCATCCGTTCGACCGCTGGACGATGGATGATTACTACGGGTTTGCGGCGTTCTTTTCGCAAATCGGTCGCAAACAGGCCGAAGACTATCGCGAAAAGATCATCTACAACCGTGGCTCGGGGACAACCAAGCATCCGGTGTCCGGTGCGACGGTTGAACCCAAGTTCCTTGGCGGCGAAGCCCCCGAAACACGCGGCAAGGACCGACGCAAAGTCTTGGCCGATTGGTTGACGGCACCGGAAAACCCGTACTTCGCCAAGTCCATCGCCAATCGCGTGTGGGCCCACTTCATGGGCGTCGGCTTGGTCGACGAAGTGGACGATATCCGGGTCAGTAACCCACCCAGCAATCCGGAATTGTTTGACACACTGGGCGAAAAACTGGTCGCCTACGATTTCGATTTCCGCGCGTTGGTGCGTGATATCTGCAACAGCGACGCTTATCAACGAAGCTGTCAAACCAATGATTCCAATCAGCACGACAACCGCAACTATGCCCACGCGGTGATCCGTCGGATTCCTGCCGAAAGCATGTTGGATTGTCTCAGCCAGGTGACCGACAGCCCGGACAAATTCCGTGGTCTGCCGCTGGGGGCACGCGCGGTCCAAATCGCCGATGGGACAACATCGAACTATTTCTTGACGACGTTCGGTCGGTCGCCACGAGCGACTGTTTGCGAATGCGAAGCGTCCACCGACCCATCGCTTTCACAGGCCTTGCACTTACTGAACGGCAATTCCGTTCAAGGCAAGATCGCCAGTGGAAAGTTGATTCGGACGTGGTTGAAAGAGGAGAAGCTTTCGCCCGAGCAAATCTTGGATCGCTTGTATGTTCGCTCGCTCAGTCGGATGCCGACGAAAGAAGAGCGTGACGATTTGTTGGCCATGGTCAACGAACAAAGTAATGCCGAAGCGGTGCTGCAGGATGTTGCTTGGGCGATTTTGAACAGCCGTGAATTTGCCTTTAACCACTGATTGAGACGACACCGTGCTGAGACGACAAAGGGCATTCCGTTCGACCATTGCACTGGCCGCATCGCTGACATCCGTCGCGATTTCCAGTTTGGCACTCGCCGAACAATCAACGCCGGACTCTGCTGCAAAAAAGGTGACGTTTGAAGAACACGTCAAACCAATTTTTCGACAGCATTGTTTGACCTGTCACAACTTGGGCGAAAAGAAGGGCGGCTTGGCTCTGGATTCGTACCAAGCGGTGTTGGAAGGCGGCGGCAGCGGTGAAGTCGTTTATGACGATGGGGATTACGACGGCAGCCGACTGTGGCAATTGGTGTCGCACGAAGACACGCCGATCATGCCGCCGGGCCAAGACAAGATTCCGGCCGAGCAATTGGCGGTTCTTCAGGCTTGGATCGAAGGCGGCATCCTGGAAAACAGTGGTTCCAAAGCCAAAGCGAAAAAGAAGAACCCACTGGAGTTCGTCGCCGCCAGTCGCGGCAAGCCTGATGGGCCGGCTGCCATGCCGGAAACAGTGCCGATGGGCGTCCCCGTAGTGACGGAGCGGCCGGCGGCGGTCACCGCGATCGCCTGCAGCCCCTGGGCGCCCCTGGTCGCCGTCGGTGGTCAGCGTCAGGTCGTCCTGTATCACGGCGACAGCGGTGAATTGCTGGGCGTATTGCCATTCGCCGAAGGCGTCCCGCAGTCGATCCGGTTCAGTTCCGACGGTGGATATTTGTTTGTCGCCGGCGGCGAACACGCAGTGCTGGGACTGGTGGCCATTTACGATGTTCGGACCGGCGAGCGTATTGCAACGGTTGGTGATGAACTGGACATCGTGTTTGATGGCGACGCCAATTCCGACATGACCCGCGTTGCGATGGGCGGACCGAAGCGGATGTTGCGTATTTACGACGTCACCGACGGGTCGCTGAAGTTTGATCTAAAGAAACACACCGACTGGATTTTGGCGGTCGCTTTCAGCCCTGACGATGTCTTGATTGCTTCGGGCGATCGCTCGGCCGGCCTGGTGGTTTGGGAAGCCGATACCGGACAGCCCTACCTGGACTTGGCCGGTCACAAAGGCGCCGTGACGGCAGTGTCTTGGCGTGACGATGGCAACGTTTTGGCCAGCGGCAGCGAAGACGGTACGGTCAAGCTGTGGGACATGCACACGGGAAACCAAATCAAAAGCATCAACGTCGGTGGTCCTGTCCAAGACGTCGCGTTTGATCATCAGGGTCGATTGATCACCGCATCCGGGAATCGCAAAGCCACCGTCTGGGATGCCGGCGGATCAAAAGTTAGGGATCTTCCCGCGATGAAGGAAGCGGTTTTGGAAGCCGCCCTGTCACACGATGGAAAGCGAGCGGTGTATGGCGATTGGAGTGGGCAAATCTTCAACGTTGCCACCGATGATCCCAAGCAAACCCTGACTTTGGCGTCCAATCCACCGGATGAAAGGGAATTGCTGGCGGCTGCTTCGCAGAAATTGAAAGCGGCTCAGGCGGAACTGAAAAAGGCGACGGATGATCTGCAGCCGATCCAGTCCAAGGTCCAAACGATGAAGGACGCGGTCGATGCCGCAAAGCAGGATTTAGCGTCGAAGCGAGATCGGTTGGAGGAATTGAAGTCGACGCTGGCCGACCTGAACAAAAAGGAACAGTCCGCCGAGGAGACGATTCGGAAAGCCGCCGAGGCCGCCGATGTCAGCCACGACGAAATGATCGCGGCCAAGGTTGGGTTGAAACGTGGCGACATCGACGACCAACAGTTAGCGTTGGCAGAACAGCAAGTCGCCGATGCGTTTGCTGCTTTGGCCGAATCACGACGCGGGTTGTTGGCGACGCGGGAACAGATCGTTTCGCTCACCACGCAACGGAAACAGATCCAGGCAACGATTCCGACTTTGGAAAAGGTGGTTAGCGACGCAGACGGTCGCTTGCAAGCGGCCCAATCCGAACTCGAACCGGTGGATCAAACCCGCCGACAGGCCGATGCGGTGGTCCAGAAATTGTTGGATCGCGTCAGACGCATTGAAGAAGCGATCGAAGCATCAATCTGACTTTCAAAAATCATCCCCGGCCGGTGCCCGTATGTTCGCCGGCCTGGATGTCGCGCTCAGAAAACCGCTGACCCGCTGGGGTGTTGCTTGGACATTCGTTAAAACTGTCACGACGACCTACCACGGTTTGTGGTCCCAGGCTAGCGACAGAGACTGCGAATGACTTCGGAAAGCGAATCCACCGCCAGCAGCCCTTCATCGAACGAGTTCCCCGACACCGGGGCTCGTGTCGGCATCATCATGGGCAGCCGAAACGACTGGGAAACAATGCAACCGGCCGCGGCAATGTTGAAGCAGTTGGGCGTGCCGCATGAGTGTTTTGTGGTCAGTGCCCACCGGACGCCACAACGTATGTTTGCCTACGCACAATCGGCCGCCGGTCGTGGCGTTCAGGTCATTATTGCGGGTGCCGGTGGCGCGGCCCATTTGCCGGGAATGGTCGCATCGGAAACCCATTTGCCGGTCATCGGTGTCCCCGTCCAAAGTCGCGCGCTGCAGGGACTGGATTCGCTGTTGTCGATCGTCCAGATGCCCGGCGGCATTCCGGTGGCCACCATGTCGATTGGAAAGTCCGGTGCAAAGAACGCGGGCATTTTTGCGGCACGCGTCTTGGCATTGTCCGACAGCGAACTGCGCGAAAGGCTTTGCGACTTCGTTCGTCAACAAAAGGACGATGTGCTGAAGTCGGCCGACCTGAACGATGTCTCTTGATTCGATTGACGCGAAAGTTTCGACCACGATGCGTCCCCAGTCCCCCGACGCACTGCCGAGCACTGCGGCGGGCCCCCGAACCTCCGAGCCTTTGTCCGCTATGAAGAAGACGCTAATGCCAGGCGCCACCTTGGGGATGGTCGGGGGCGGTCAATTGGGACGCATGTTCGCCATCGCCGCCGCACAGATGGGTTATCGGGTTGTCGTGTTATGCGATTCGGATGATGCGCCCGCGGCACAAGTGGCGACCCAAATCGTTGTCGGCGCGATCGACGATCCGGACGTGGTGAAACGATTCGCCCAGCAATGCGACGTGATCACGCTTGAATTCGAAAACATTCCGGCCGATACGATCGCTGGCTGTGCCGATTTTGCACCGACTTACCCATCAGCCGACGTGTTGCGTGTCGCCCAAGACCGTTGGCTGGAAAAGTCCAGTTTGCGTGATTTGGGATTGCCCGTCACTCCGTTTGATCAAGTCAGCGATGCGGATTCCGTCCGGCGATTTGCGGAACACCATGGCTACCCGGTGATCGTGAAGACGGCACGCAGTGGTTACGACGGCAAAGGCCAATACCGCGTGGAATCATCCCAGCAAGCGGACGATGTCCCCTGGGGTTCGGCCGACCAGTGGATCGCCGAACAATGCATTCGATTTGATAAGGAAGTTTCGATCTTGGTGGCTCGAAACGTTCACGGTCAAACGTCGACATTCCCGCTGTTCGAAAATGATCACGTCAATCACATCTTGGATCAAACGACCTGTCCCGCATCGGTCGATCCGGCCATCGAATCATCGGCGCGTGAAATTGCGATGGCGGTGGCCGATGGATTGGATTTGATCGGATTGATCTGCATCGAGTTTTTTCTGATGGGCGATTCGTTGATGATCAATGAAATCGCACCTCGGCCACACAACTCTGGTCACCTTTCGATCGAAGCGTGTGGTATCAGCCAGTTCGAACAACAGGTCCGTGCCGTCTGTGGGCTTCCGCTTGGAAATACCCGTTTGGTTTCCGGCGGCGCCGCGATGGTGAATCTTCTCGGCGACTTGTGGCAGGATGGCGATCCGGCTTGGGATCGCGTATTTGGATTGGAAGACTCGCTGGCCGCTTCGGGGATTCGCTTGCACCTGTATGGAAAAGCGGGTGCCAAGGTGGGACGCAAAATGGGGCACCTGACCGCGGTGGCGGACGATGTCGTCGCAGCGGCAAACGCGGTTCGCGAAGCTCGGGAACGACTGCGATCGTCTTAGGCGTGGGGACCGTTGCGTCTGTGCAAGGTCCGAGAGTTCAAACCGACGGCGACGTGGATGCGCCGGCCGACTTGGTCATCGGTGTCGACCAATCGGATGACTGACCACGAATCTTTCGTATCAGCCCACGAATCTGGTGTCCGAAC
The DNA window shown above is from Crateriforma spongiae and carries:
- the purE gene encoding 5-(carboxyamino)imidazole ribonucleotide mutase gives rise to the protein MTSESESTASSPSSNEFPDTGARVGIIMGSRNDWETMQPAAAMLKQLGVPHECFVVSAHRTPQRMFAYAQSAAGRGVQVIIAGAGGAAHLPGMVASETHLPVIGVPVQSRALQGLDSLLSIVQMPGGIPVATMSIGKSGAKNAGIFAARVLALSDSELRERLCDFVRQQKDDVLKSADLNDVS
- a CDS encoding DUF1549 domain-containing protein; this translates as MSSRTFLGQPIRTWANRCVAMAALIVTWASVAAYAVTPDPDPSASRPAKPPRPALEVYPPNVQLDSARDYQSFVAVLRRPDGITVDVTDQVRWSVGDDAVARVDGVRVVPIADGKTELVGRFSGHNFKVPVNVKDATVKPAISFAKDVMPVLTRSGCNTGSCHGAARGKDGFRLSLFGFDPDGDYHRITREMGVRRVNLAVPDESLMLRKAIGAVPHTGGKLFDVDSPYYATMLEWLQDGAPEDPSDAKPPAVESLAVYPQQAVIEGTGTKQRFVAVATYEDGTTRDVTNLSAFSSNNSGSADIDGTGTVTAGSRGEAFVMARFDTKTVGSQVLTLPEGLVYETPQQPARGEDQYIDQLVDKKLHQLRITPSGQCSDEEFIRRVTIDVIGLLPTEDEFHQFVNDPSENKRAELIDRLLARKEFSEIWAMKFAQLLMIKSTNQVSYKSAFLYSKWLTEQFQNRVPVDQMVHELLTSTGGTFSQPATNFYEIERDRLKTSENVAQVFLGIRTQCAQCHNHPFDRWTMDDYYGFAAFFSQIGRKQAEDYREKIIYNRGSGTTKHPVSGATVEPKFLGGEAPETRGKDRRKVLADWLTAPENPYFAKSIANRVWAHFMGVGLVDEVDDIRVSNPPSNPELFDTLGEKLVAYDFDFRALVRDICNSDAYQRSCQTNDSNQHDNRNYAHAVIRRIPAESMLDCLSQVTDSPDKFRGLPLGARAVQIADGTTSNYFLTTFGRSPRATVCECEASTDPSLSQALHLLNGNSVQGKIASGKLIRTWLKEEKLSPEQILDRLYVRSLSRMPTKEERDDLLAMVNEQSNAEAVLQDVAWAILNSREFAFNH
- a CDS encoding 5-(carboxyamino)imidazole ribonucleotide synthase, producing MKKTLMPGATLGMVGGGQLGRMFAIAAAQMGYRVVVLCDSDDAPAAQVATQIVVGAIDDPDVVKRFAQQCDVITLEFENIPADTIAGCADFAPTYPSADVLRVAQDRWLEKSSLRDLGLPVTPFDQVSDADSVRRFAEHHGYPVIVKTARSGYDGKGQYRVESSQQADDVPWGSADQWIAEQCIRFDKEVSILVARNVHGQTSTFPLFENDHVNHILDQTTCPASVDPAIESSAREIAMAVADGLDLIGLICIEFFLMGDSLMINEIAPRPHNSGHLSIEACGISQFEQQVRAVCGLPLGNTRLVSGGAAMVNLLGDLWQDGDPAWDRVFGLEDSLAASGIRLHLYGKAGAKVGRKMGHLTAVADDVVAAANAVREARERLRSS
- a CDS encoding PPC domain-containing protein, whose protein sequence is MNAFSVGRPNGVTGIGVARNRAVRTVVACVVFVCLQTVASVRASYPVVERLQPMGVRAGTETKLTFHGQRLGDTYDVVSDDPRIEIIDVKAVDGKKADVTLKVAESVSPGLYPLRLVTKTGVANLRLLSVGHLPVVTEAEPNSRPDQAQSVPINHTIEGVVDTEDVDLFNVDVAAGQRLTVEVEGIRLAFSLRNQNILDPYVAILDSEGIEVASSDDSALLQQDGLCTYTPDQAGTYTVMIRDSSFRGSRVSGYRLHIGDFPRPMAIFPAGGQPGSVLQAQWIDVDGSVHEDQFQLPSLTDDHHRLWVKTDKGISPSPNTVRVNDLPVHVETEPNDDIRKAPEFTLPAAFCGIVDKENDFDCFSFQCKKGRRYRVEVFARHALRSSLDAVLNVFGPDNRTIQSSDDVAGRMDPSLEFAAKEDGKHTIRIYDHLRLGTPTHQYRVEVVEATAEVNLTLKELRRDEATPALVPAGGHGAIMVTAARTNYGGPIGIDIPSLPDGVTATTFDVPAGRGEIPVLLSAKAGTDPICQPISLTGIAKDPKALNVGSRFVQTHKLVLGQNRRHMWATDTPHALSAVVEPTPFEIELVQPKTPIVRQGSANLVVRVKRNDGFKEQIALRTLYNPPGVGVNNSRRIAGDKSEALIPITANSRAATGQWPMILMATFTAPGGSQVTATNAIDLQVENEYFKYAFPKAATEQGKSMTYAVNVEVLREFDDEAEIELVGLPNGVTSPKAVQPLTKDSTVVNFPLEIAADAKVGKHRTLVCVARLKRSGEVITQTTGTGELRIDKPMVAAPAKKPEKPAAKKAAEPKPLSRLEQLRQKRQEMK
- a CDS encoding c-type cytochrome domain-containing protein, with translation MLRRQRAFRSTIALAASLTSVAISSLALAEQSTPDSAAKKVTFEEHVKPIFRQHCLTCHNLGEKKGGLALDSYQAVLEGGGSGEVVYDDGDYDGSRLWQLVSHEDTPIMPPGQDKIPAEQLAVLQAWIEGGILENSGSKAKAKKKNPLEFVAASRGKPDGPAAMPETVPMGVPVVTERPAAVTAIACSPWAPLVAVGGQRQVVLYHGDSGELLGVLPFAEGVPQSIRFSSDGGYLFVAGGEHAVLGLVAIYDVRTGERIATVGDELDIVFDGDANSDMTRVAMGGPKRMLRIYDVTDGSLKFDLKKHTDWILAVAFSPDDVLIASGDRSAGLVVWEADTGQPYLDLAGHKGAVTAVSWRDDGNVLASGSEDGTVKLWDMHTGNQIKSINVGGPVQDVAFDHQGRLITASGNRKATVWDAGGSKVRDLPAMKEAVLEAALSHDGKRAVYGDWSGQIFNVATDDPKQTLTLASNPPDERELLAAASQKLKAAQAELKKATDDLQPIQSKVQTMKDAVDAAKQDLASKRDRLEELKSTLADLNKKEQSAEETIRKAAEAADVSHDEMIAAKVGLKRGDIDDQQLALAEQQVADAFAALAESRRGLLATREQIVSLTTQRKQIQATIPTLEKVVSDADGRLQAAQSELEPVDQTRRQADAVVQKLLDRVRRIEEAIEASI
- a CDS encoding DUF1501 domain-containing protein, translating into MRCVGNPFSRRGFLAVGSIAGFGLSLPDLLMRQAAAEMKHYDFIKPKAKSVIHVFLPGGMAQQESFDPKPYSPLEYRGEMGTLKTNTGEVFSNTIPKLAKRADKFSVIRSMTHGEAAHERGTHNMFTGYKPSPALQYPSFGAVVSHEYGPRNNLPPYICIPNVPNEFAGTGYLPSSYGGFALGSDPARGDFRVRDLNLSGGVDESRFVKRKEALEVVNRRFTSMTSADNVAAMSTFYERAYDLLDTPAAKEAFDINKEDDKLRDRYGRNQAGQRLLMARRLVEAGSRLVTLTYGGWDMHQSITSGFNRTMPALDQGLSALIDDLDSRGLLDETLVMVTSEFGRTPKINADAGRDHWPKVFSVMLAGGGVKGGMVYGASDSTAAEPDHSPVSPADLATTMYHLLGIVADKELMAPGDRPIEIVDGGNVISDILV